The nucleotide window TTAGCTAATCCGTTGAGTGGGGGAGCTTATGCAGAATATATCACGATTTCCGAGTCGAGTATGGCTCTTAAACCGAATCAAGCGACGTTTGAACAAGCGGCAGCTATTCCCGTAGCCGGGTTAACAGCGTTTCAATCTTTAATAGAGTTAGGACAATTACAACCAGGATACCAAGTTTTAGTCAATGGGGCTTCTGGAGGTGTGGGAACGTTTGCGGTTCAAATTGCTAAAGCGTTATATGCTGAGGTGACGGGGGTTTGTAGCGGGAAAAATAGAGAGTTTGTCTTAGGTTTAGGCGCTGATTTTGTCATTGATTATCATCAAGAAGACTTTACCAAACAAGTCAAACAATACGATTTAATTTTAGATGCAGTGGGAAAAAGTTCTTTTCAAAAATGTCAACCCGTTCTCAAACCGCAAGGAATTTATATTAGTACCTTACCGAGTGTAGATACTTTTCTGGCCATTGGGCAAACCTTTTTCTTTTCTGGGCAAAAAGCTAAAATAGTCTTAGCTCAACCTCGCCGTCAAGATTTAAATGGATTGAGTCAGTTAATCGATCAAAGTAAAGTTAAAGTGATTATCGATCGCGTCTATCCTTTATCAGAAATTGCCGAAGCTCATCGGTATAGCGAAACGGGTCGAGCAGTCGGTAAAATTGTCTTATCAGTTCCTTAATGTTTATTTGGCTTTATGTCCAGGTACTGAACAAAACTCATTAATAACCATTAGCAACTGTTAACTGTTAACTGTTAACTTAAAATACCTCGTCCTTGTTGATTAAAGTCTTCTACTGTTTTTTGCGATAATTCATGAGTTGTCATAGCCTGTAGTAGAGTTAAAGGGACAGTGAGATGATCAGCACCCGCCTGTAAAGCATCCGCCGCTTCCTGTGGAGATTTAAGACTGGCGGCTAAAATTTCTACCCCAGTTCCTTGTAAAACCGCCGCCATTTCCCTGACTAACTGTAACCCATCTCCTAATAGACGAGTCGCACGGTTGACATAGGCGATCGCATATTTAGCTCCAGCTTGGTAAGCGACTGCTGCTTGCGCTGCACTATAAATTGCCGTCACTGAACAGGGGATATTTTTGGACAAAGAGGCGACGACTTGAAATCCTACCTCTGTCGCGGGAACTTTTAAGACCGTTTTTGAGCCGATCAGTTGAAACGCTTGCTGTCCTTCTGCAATCATCTCCTCAAAATTTGTTGCAG belongs to Gloeothece citriformis PCC 7424 and includes:
- a CDS encoding transaldolase family protein, with product MIYLDSALITEAEIALKFGWVKGITTNPTLLAKSDLSPQETLKKLAAISPGELYYQLTATNFEEMIAEGQQAFQLIGSKTVLKVPATEVGFQVVASLSKNIPCSVTAIYSAAQAAVAYQAGAKYAIAYVNRATRLLGDGLQLVREMAAVLQGTGVEILAASLKSPQEAADALQAGADHLTVPLTLLQAMTTHELSQKTVEDFNQQGRGILS
- a CDS encoding NAD(P)-dependent alcohol dehydrogenase translates to MKAVVINRYGSADVLEYKEVEKPIPAADQVLVKVMASSVNPVDWKIRQGDLQLLSSFGGFPRLGCDFAGVVEAIGNEVKSFKVGDEVYGLANPLSGGAYAEYITISESSMALKPNQATFEQAAAIPVAGLTAFQSLIELGQLQPGYQVLVNGASGGVGTFAVQIAKALYAEVTGVCSGKNREFVLGLGADFVIDYHQEDFTKQVKQYDLILDAVGKSSFQKCQPVLKPQGIYISTLPSVDTFLAIGQTFFFSGQKAKIVLAQPRRQDLNGLSQLIDQSKVKVIIDRVYPLSEIAEAHRYSETGRAVGKIVLSVP